One Calonectris borealis chromosome 16, bCalBor7.hap1.2, whole genome shotgun sequence DNA window includes the following coding sequences:
- the UNKL gene encoding putative E3 ubiquitin-protein ligase UNKL isoform X16: MVSLRTRKETYCPRASGRHYQSSWLKGQGSALDLHFNDVNVASIDRELEDQEGSDLGLASQRLLGSSAPVNIPGSLVRSSSLHSSSSLSTSPLSSLSQSLSQSFVSSTTAPHHQQPQPLKTEHSMLGTSASSHNSLGLNGVTGSIWDFATGSFSPSPSPVLSSGTTPSISSNTSGNELTRVKQELDDAKRKLKQWEESWQQVKQACDAWQKEAQEAKERANIADADKQLALQKKEEVENKLKKLKVQLAACLSTTLPYMKNYGDIEKISLPKLRSLQNRLHLDLEAIDEVIFQLQSKKCIVCQEGDRSIILNPCQHYVLCDHCAAAQEECPCCKKKKNLW; the protein is encoded by the exons GTTCTGCTTTAGATTTGCATTTTAATGATGTGAACGTCGCATCCATAGATAGAGAATTAGAAGATCAAGAAGGCAGTGACCTTGGATTAGCAA GTCAAAGATTACTGGGAAGTTCAGCACCTGTCAATATTCCAGGTTCTCTTGTTCGTTCCTCATCTTTACATTCATCATCATCCCTTTCAACCTCTCCACTCAGTTCTCTTTCACAATCACTGTCTCAGTCTTTTGTTTCATCCACTACGGCTCCTCACCACCAGCAGCCTCAGCCTTTGAAGACAGAACATAGTATGTTAGGCacctcagcctcttctcacaaCTCTTTAG GTTTAAATGGTGTTACAGGAAGCATCTGGGACTTTGCAACTGGGAGTTTCTCTCCTAGTCCATCCCCAGTATTAAGCAGTGGCACTACCCCCTCAATAAGTTCAAACACCAGTGGGAATGAACTAACTCGAGTTAAACAGGAACTTGATGATGCCAAGAGAAAACTAAAACAATGGGAAGAATCTTGGCAACAAGTAAAACAG GCATGTGATGCATGGCAGAAAGAGGCTCAGGAAGCAAAAGAACGTGCTAACATCGCAGATGCAGACAAACAACTTGCTCTtcagaagaaggaggaagtggaaaataaattaaaaaagctgaaggTGCAATTAGCTGCTTGTCTATCTACTACATTACCTTATATGAAAAACTATGGAGATATAGAAAAGATATCCTTGCCAAAGCTTCGTTCCTTACAAAATCGGCTGCATTTAGATTTAGAAGCAATAGATGAG GTGATTTTTCAGCTTCAGTCAAAGAAGTGTATCGTATGTCAGGAAGGTGATCGTAGCATTATCCTGAATCCATGTCAACATTATGTACTTTGTGATCACTGTGCAGCTGCACAAGAAGAATGTCcctgctgcaagaaaaaaaaaaatctgtggtaa